The proteins below are encoded in one region of Flavobacterium sp. IMCC34852:
- a CDS encoding DUF3467 domain-containing protein, translated as MSDNNQQQGQINIELDEKTAEGIYSNLAIINHSASEFVVDFVTIMPGVPKAKVKSRIVLTPQHAKRFLKALGENIHRFELANGEIKDTEQPPIPLNFGPAGQA; from the coding sequence ATGAGTGATAATAATCAGCAACAAGGTCAAATTAATATTGAGTTGGATGAGAAAACAGCCGAGGGAATCTATTCCAATTTGGCCATCATCAACCATTCAGCTTCAGAATTTGTAGTTGACTTTGTAACCATCATGCCGGGCGTGCCTAAGGCTAAAGTAAAATCGAGAATTGTGTTAACACCGCAACATGCTAAAAGATTTCTGAAAGCATTAGGTGAAAACATCCACCGATTTGAATTAGCTAACGGCGAAATCAAGGATACAGAGCAACCTCCAATTCCTTTGAATTTTGGTCCTGCCGGTCAAGCCTAA
- a CDS encoding beta strand repeat-containing protein, whose protein sequence is MKRFLPNSNSSKKASVFLKPINKSLFLVCFFLISLNAIGQTSIWTNPITGTNPAVANPYTTGQTVNSNITVSGIGYAAVLSALTSTNTYNVGDWTTSATINTGQYFSFTITPSTGYKVSMNSFVYTGTSGSRAPTSFAFRSDAASDNFTTNVGTPNAAGTTISLSGANYQNLSAATSFRFYGFNATNGSAASRAYAINDFTFNGSVLGSATTSLAFGSNSYGSAPVQTFQVNGAGLIPATATITVNGSTNYEVSTTSSTSGFGATATLTAAGGSLSGANVWVRLKGTTAVGTYNENITFGGGGVTGITIACSGTVTTAPLTITGITADNKTYDGLTTTTLSGTAAYVGLQNGESFSVTGSPSANFNTATVGNGKPVTVTGYTAPNTNYTVSQPSLTADITTAALSITANNGSKTYGQTYTVGSGSTAFSSIGLQNGETIGSITIASTGAIATAAVGSYNIVPSLATGGTFTASNYTITYNDGTLTVNPASLTITANNGTKVYGSTQSTPITGSTAFGSVGLQNGESIGTVTLTYGSGALASTDAVGSTSTITASAATGGTFTASNYSITYTSNSGTLTVTAAPLTITADNASKCFGTTYALGTSAFTSSGLQNSETIGSVTLSSSGAASGAAVGTYAITPSSATGGTFTASNYNITYTDGTLSVIALPNAPLGTNGAICSTGTVNISANVSGGETVDWYDASSGGTLLLSNSTTYTTPSISSTTIYYAEARNTTTGCVSGTRTAVTATVYATFTSGAILTTGETICYNGDPASIGNATVASGGDETITYKWQANGNDIPGSNSASYDPPAGLTTTTTYTRYAKDDTCNTSFTISGGSWVVTITNNNTWTGTVNTSWTNAANWSCGIVPASVSDVTISTSSNYPEISSNVSINTLTLNSGTTLKINPLFDLTITDVIVNNGTLTVENNANLIQVNDVANTGSGSTIVKRNSNPLIRLDYTMWSSPVSGQGLYAFSPFTFANRFYTYNTSTNLFSNSVGFNVTGLNGSGVNGTDNNSVPFATGIGYLIRLPYNHPTAPTTWTGNFTGTPNNGTKTITLNNVAVGQRFNLIGNPYPSAIDIAQFAADNSSNIESTIYFWRKTNNTASPSYCTWNTASSTFGDNGEAYTESPLGIIRTGQGFIVEAKGAATSVEFNNGQRSDDNADQFFRNNPSTNNTNNEAHRIWLNLTGATNEFSQMVVGYFTNATQGADEFDSKYFNDGAVALNTKIGATEYVIQGRALPFQSTDVIPLNFKVTNPGTYTLAIDHVDGLFTAGAQDIFIKDNLNGTYNNLNISAYTFASDAGTFADRFEIVYQSPLEVGSPIFNPNQVIIYKNETNDFVINTGNTVMSTVKVFDIRGRMLLEKSEINSSQVTITTGQANEVLLIQITSQDGLVVTKKVIR, encoded by the coding sequence ATGAAAAGATTTTTACCTAATTCAAATTCAAGTAAAAAAGCGAGTGTTTTTTTAAAGCCAATAAACAAGTCTCTTTTCTTAGTTTGTTTTTTCTTAATAAGCTTAAATGCTATAGGACAAACCAGTATTTGGACCAATCCGATTACAGGGACCAATCCGGCCGTTGCGAATCCATATACTACAGGACAAACAGTGAATTCCAATATAACTGTGAGCGGAATTGGTTATGCCGCCGTTTTGTCAGCATTAACATCAACAAATACTTACAATGTTGGTGATTGGACTACAAGTGCTACCATAAATACAGGACAATATTTTAGTTTCACAATTACGCCTTCAACGGGTTACAAAGTAAGTATGAACAGTTTTGTCTACACCGGAACCTCGGGAAGTAGAGCACCTACTTCTTTTGCTTTCAGGTCAGACGCCGCTTCGGATAATTTTACTACCAATGTTGGGACACCTAATGCAGCCGGAACTACAATAAGTTTGTCCGGTGCAAATTATCAAAATTTATCAGCAGCCACTTCTTTCAGATTTTACGGGTTTAATGCTACTAATGGTAGTGCCGCTTCCAGAGCTTACGCAATTAATGACTTCACTTTCAACGGTTCAGTGCTTGGTTCAGCTACTACTTCATTGGCATTTGGATCGAATTCTTACGGCTCTGCTCCAGTACAAACTTTTCAAGTTAATGGAGCGGGTTTAATTCCAGCAACTGCAACGATTACAGTAAATGGGTCAACCAATTATGAAGTATCCACTACTTCATCAACGTCAGGATTTGGTGCAACAGCAACTTTAACAGCAGCCGGAGGAAGTTTATCAGGTGCTAATGTTTGGGTTCGTTTGAAAGGCACAACAGCAGTGGGAACTTACAACGAAAACATTACTTTTGGAGGAGGTGGAGTTACGGGGATTACAATTGCTTGTAGTGGAACAGTAACTACGGCACCTTTAACCATTACAGGAATAACTGCCGACAATAAAACTTATGATGGATTGACAACCACTACTCTAAGCGGAACTGCAGCTTATGTTGGATTGCAAAATGGAGAAAGCTTTAGTGTTACTGGTTCTCCTTCAGCTAACTTTAATACAGCAACGGTTGGTAACGGTAAGCCCGTTACTGTAACAGGCTACACAGCTCCTAACACTAATTATACTGTGTCGCAACCAAGTTTAACTGCTGATATTACAACAGCAGCTTTAAGCATTACGGCTAATAATGGAAGCAAAACTTACGGACAAACATATACAGTAGGATCAGGCTCAACAGCTTTTTCATCAATAGGATTACAAAATGGTGAAACAATAGGAAGCATAACCATTGCCAGTACGGGAGCTATTGCAACTGCTGCTGTAGGTTCTTATAATATTGTTCCTTCACTTGCTACTGGCGGTACTTTTACAGCTAGTAATTACACTATTACATATAATGACGGTACTCTTACTGTTAATCCGGCTTCTTTAACCATTACAGCTAATAACGGAACTAAAGTTTATGGTTCAACTCAATCAACACCCATAACAGGTTCAACAGCATTCGGTTCTGTAGGATTGCAAAACGGAGAGAGTATAGGAACCGTAACTTTGACTTACGGGTCAGGAGCTTTAGCTTCGACTGATGCAGTAGGAAGCACTTCAACAATTACTGCATCTGCCGCAACCGGTGGTACATTTACAGCAAGTAATTATTCTATAACTTATACCTCTAATTCCGGGACACTAACGGTAACTGCTGCACCTTTAACCATTACAGCAGATAATGCTTCAAAATGTTTTGGAACAACTTATGCATTAGGAACGTCTGCTTTTACTTCAAGTGGATTACAAAATAGTGAAACTATCGGAAGTGTAACATTATCAAGTTCAGGTGCTGCTTCGGGTGCTGCTGTTGGTACATATGCAATAACGCCATCATCAGCAACGGGAGGTACTTTTACTGCTTCCAATTATAACATTACTTACACTGACGGCACACTTTCAGTAATTGCTTTGCCAAATGCACCTTTAGGAACAAATGGTGCAATATGTAGTACAGGAACCGTAAATATTTCAGCTAATGTTAGCGGTGGTGAAACAGTAGATTGGTATGATGCTTCATCAGGAGGAACTTTACTATTAAGCAATTCTACCACTTATACAACCCCAAGTATTTCTTCAACAACAATTTATTATGCTGAGGCCAGAAATACTACAACCGGTTGTGTTTCCGGAACAAGAACTGCAGTTACCGCAACGGTATACGCAACTTTTACTTCCGGAGCTATTTTAACAACAGGAGAAACAATTTGTTATAATGGAGATCCTGCTTCTATTGGTAATGCAACTGTTGCCAGTGGAGGAGATGAGACCATTACCTATAAATGGCAAGCTAATGGGAATGATATTCCGGGATCTAATTCAGCAAGTTACGACCCACCGGCTGGATTAACTACTACAACCACATACACAAGATATGCTAAAGATGATACTTGTAACACTTCTTTTACAATATCTGGCGGAAGTTGGGTTGTAACAATAACTAATAATAATACATGGACCGGCACTGTAAATACTTCATGGACAAATGCAGCGAACTGGTCTTGTGGAATAGTTCCGGCTTCTGTGTCAGATGTAACTATCAGCACATCCAGTAATTATCCAGAGATTTCATCAAATGTTAGTATAAACACTTTAACATTAAATTCTGGAACAACCTTAAAAATTAATCCTTTGTTTGATTTAACTATTACAGATGTAATAGTTAACAATGGAACTTTGACTGTTGAAAATAATGCTAACTTAATACAAGTAAATGACGTAGCTAACACGGGTTCAGGCTCAACAATAGTAAAAAGAAACAGCAATCCTTTAATTCGTTTAGATTACACAATGTGGTCATCACCGGTTTCAGGACAAGGTTTGTATGCTTTCTCACCATTTACTTTTGCTAATCGTTTTTATACTTATAATACTTCAACAAATTTATTTAGCAATAGCGTAGGATTTAACGTTACAGGTTTAAATGGTTCTGGTGTAAACGGTACAGACAACAATAGTGTTCCATTTGCTACAGGAATAGGTTATTTAATACGTCTTCCATACAACCATCCGACAGCCCCGACAACATGGACAGGTAATTTTACAGGAACACCAAATAACGGAACAAAAACAATCACCCTAAATAATGTGGCAGTTGGACAAAGATTTAACCTGATAGGAAATCCATATCCATCAGCTATTGATATTGCTCAGTTTGCAGCTGATAATAGCTCAAATATTGAGTCTACTATTTATTTCTGGAGAAAAACAAATAATACAGCTAGTCCGTCTTATTGTACTTGGAATACTGCCTCAAGTACCTTTGGAGATAATGGAGAGGCTTACACCGAAAGTCCGTTAGGAATTATCAGAACCGGACAAGGTTTTATCGTTGAGGCTAAAGGAGCGGCAACTTCTGTTGAGTTTAACAACGGACAAAGATCAGACGATAATGCTGACCAGTTTTTCAGAAACAACCCAAGCACAAACAACACCAACAATGAAGCCCACAGAATTTGGTTGAATTTAACCGGTGCAACTAACGAGTTTTCACAAATGGTTGTGGGTTATTTTACCAATGCAACTCAAGGTGCAGATGAATTTGATAGTAAGTATTTTAATGATGGTGCTGTAGCTTTAAATACGAAAATAGGTGCAACAGAATACGTAATTCAAGGACGTGCTCTACCATTCCAATCGACTGATGTAATTCCTTTAAACTTTAAAGTAACAAATCCAGGAACATATACATTAGCAATTGACCATGTTGACGGATTGTTTACCGCCGGCGCACAAGATATATTTATCAAAGACAATTTAAATGGTACTTATAACAATTTAAATATTTCGGCTTATACTTTTGCCTCTGATGCCGGAACATTTGCAGATAGATTTGAAATTGTTTACCAATCGCCATTAGAAGTTGGGTCACCAATATTCAATCCTAATCAAGTGATTATATACAAAAACGAAACTAATGATTTTGTTATCAATACCGGGAATACGGTTATGTCTACTGTAAAAGTATTTGACATTAGAGGAAGAATGTTGTTGGAGAAAAGTGAAATTAATAGTTCACAAGTTACTATAACAACCGGACAGGCGAATGAAGTTCTTTTGATTCAAATTACTTCCCAAGATGGATTGGTAGTTACTAAAAAAGTAATAAGATAG